ATTGGTCGGATTGTCGAGGCGATGCACGTGGCGTCCAGGCGCTCTGGCTTCCCGTTGCGCGATGATTTTGCGGTCAAAGGCATTATCGGTCTCGGGTTGCCGGAGGCGATTCGGACTTTGTATCCCGAGATCGGCGATGGCGAGCTTATGGCTTTCCGTGACTATTATGCGGAGCACTACATCGCGGCAGAGGCTGTTCCTTCGCCGTTGTTCGAGGGCGTGCTTGAGTCGATGGAGGCGTTTCGTGCTGACGGCTATCACCTGGCGGTTGCCACCGGCAAGGCTCGGCGCGGGCTGGACCGGGTGCTGAAAGCTCACGGTTGGGAAGATTATTTTGATGTCACTCGCGCAGCCGATGAAACGGCCAGCAAGCCCCATCCGTTGATGCTTGAGCAGATTCTCGCCCATTGCGAGGTTCGTCCGGAGCAGGCGCTGATGGTCGGGGATTCGTCCTTCGATCTGCAGATGGCGCGTAACGCCGGCATGGATTCGGTGGCGGTCAGCTATGGCGCTCAATCGATTGAGGCGTTGCGGCAGTTCGAACCGCGGCTGTCCATTGATCGTTTTTCAGAATTGCGCGCCTGGCTGAGTCAGCGGGCATAACGGTTTTTTGCAGGGGTAGATGTCATGACCGACGAATGGAAAGCACCCGCCAAGGCGAGCGCGGAGAGCGGTGACGAAAAAAGCTGGAAGCTGCTGGAAAAGACCCTGCTGGCTAGTGTGCAGGAGCATCGCCGATCCCGTCGCTGGGGGATTTTCTTCAAGCTGCTGACCTTTGCATATCTGTTGCTTGCGTTGTTCTTGTTCTCGCCGCTGATGGATATGGAAAAAAGCGCCACTCGCGGTTCCGCTTACACGGCGCTGATCGATATAACCGGCATGATCGCCGACAAAGAGCCGGCGAGTGCAGATAATATCGTCGGCAGTCTGCGTAAAGCCTTCGAGGACAATAAGGTCAAGGGTGTGATCCTGCGGATCAACAGTCCGGGCGGCAGTCCGGTGCAGTCGGGTTATGTCTATGACGAGATTCGTCGTTTGCGCGGCTTGCATCCGGATACCAAGGTTTACGCGGTGATCTCGGATCTGGGAGCTTCCGGTGCCTATTACATTGCCAGTGCGGCAGATCAGATCTATGCCGACAAGGCGAGCCTGGTGGGTTCCATTGGTGTGACCGCGGCCGGTTACGGTTTTGTCGGCACCATGGAAAAATTGGGTGTCGAGCGTCGTACCTACACCTCTGGCGAGCACAAATCATTCCTCGATCCGTTCCAGCCGCAGAAGCCTGAAGAAACTCAGTTCTGGCAGGGTGTGCTCGACACCACTCATCAGCAGTTCATCAGTAGCGTCAAGAAGGGGCGTGGCGATCGTCTCAAGGACAAAGATCATCCGGAGCTGTTCTCCGGGCTGGTCTGGTCCGGTGAGCAGGCGCTGCCGCTGGGCTTGATTGATGGTCTGGGCAGTGCCAGTTCGGTGGCGCGTGACGTGATTGGCGAGAAAGAGCTGGTGGACTTCACTATCGAGGAGTCGCCGTTTGATCGCTTCTCGAAAAAGCTCGGTGCCAGCGTGGCTGAGCATTTGGCGATGTGGATGGGCTTCCAGGGGCCGGCGTTGCGCTGATCGTTGTCTGCATAAAAAAACCGGCCTGTGTGGCCGGTTTTTTTGTGCGCGCGCAGCGGTTCAGGGTATTTGCACGCCTTCAGCCAGTAACATGTCAACCAGGCGAATCAGTGGCAGGCCGATCAGGCTGGTGGCGTCAGGGCCTTCGGTGCTTTGAAACAGGCTCACCCCTAATCCTTCAGCCTTGAAGCTGCCAGCGCAGTCGTAGGGCTGCTCGGCGTGCAGGTAGCGTTCGATGCGTGCTGCGTCGAGTGCGCGCATGTGCACGGTAAACGGCACGCAGTCGACCTGGCAGTGGCCGGTCTGGCTGTTGAGCAATGCCAGCCCGGTGAGGAATGTCACACTGGCACCGCTCGATGCGAGCAGTTGTTCGCGGGCCTTTTCGAAGCTGTGTGGCTTGCCGATAATTCGCTGGCCAAGTACCGCGACCTGGTCCGAGCCGATGATCAGGTGAGCAGGATGGCTGGCGGTAAGTGCCCGGGCTTTTTCTTCGGCGAGGCGCTTTACCAGTTCGATGGCTGACTCGTTCGGGCGATGGCTTTCGTCAATATCCGGCGAGCTGCAAGTAAACGGCAGCTGCAGGCGGGCCAGCAATTCCCGGCGATAAACCGAGCTTGAAGCGAGTAATAAAGGCAGCATGCGCATCTCCAAAGGGCAAGGGGCGAATTCTAACGCAGGCTCAAGTGGCGGACAGGGCTGAATTTCCTTTGACATGGCTGGGGGCATCCCTATAATGCTGCGCCTATGTTGAATGACCCGATTCCACCTCACGTTGACCCGCGCAAATTGGCTGACCGTGGCACCACCCTTCAAGGTGAAATGCTGCTGGCCGATTTGGAGAGACTCTGCGACCCGCTTTCCGACAATGTCGGTACGGTGCAGGCTAAATTCGTTTTTGAACGAGATGAACGTAAGTCTGTGGTAATCCACAGCTTTATCGACACCGAAGTCAAAATGGTTTGCCAGCGTTGTCTTGAGCTGGTCACCCTGCCGATCCATAGCGAATGCAGTTATGCTGTGGTGAAGGAGGGTGCGAATACCCAGTCGTTGCCGAAAGGTTATGACGTGCTGGAACTGGGCGAAGATCCATTGGATCTGCAGTCACTGATCGAGGAGGAGCTTCTGCTCGCCTTGCCCATTGTGCCTGCTCATCATCCGGAAGAATGCCAGCAGCCGGCGGGAGCAGATGAGCCCGAACCGAGCGAGGACGAGGTAACGCGGTCCAACCCGTTCAGTGTATTGGCGCAGTTAAAGCGTGACCCAAACGTTTAGGAGTTAATCAATTATGGCTGTTCAGCAGAACAAAAAATCCCGCTCTGCCCGTGACATGCGTCGTTCGCACGATGCTCTCGAGGCTAGCACCCTGTCTGTAGAAAAAACCACCGGTGAAGTTCACCTGCGTCACCACGTATCGCCAGAAGGCGTATACCGTGGCCGTAAAGTGATCGACAAGGGCGCTGACGAGTAATCCTTGTCCGCTCAAGTCATCGCGATTGACGCAATGGGCGGGGACTTCGGTCCCCGCAGCATTGTTCAGGCCAGCCTTGCTTGTCTGTCA
The Pseudomonas sp. GR 6-02 genome window above contains:
- a CDS encoding HAD-IA family hydrolase, whose product is MRPSDYKLLIFDWDGTLADSIGRIVEAMHVASRRSGFPLRDDFAVKGIIGLGLPEAIRTLYPEIGDGELMAFRDYYAEHYIAAEAVPSPLFEGVLESMEAFRADGYHLAVATGKARRGLDRVLKAHGWEDYFDVTRAADETASKPHPLMLEQILAHCEVRPEQALMVGDSSFDLQMARNAGMDSVAVSYGAQSIEALRQFEPRLSIDRFSELRAWLSQRA
- the sppA gene encoding signal peptide peptidase SppA produces the protein MTDEWKAPAKASAESGDEKSWKLLEKTLLASVQEHRRSRRWGIFFKLLTFAYLLLALFLFSPLMDMEKSATRGSAYTALIDITGMIADKEPASADNIVGSLRKAFEDNKVKGVILRINSPGGSPVQSGYVYDEIRRLRGLHPDTKVYAVISDLGASGAYYIASAADQIYADKASLVGSIGVTAAGYGFVGTMEKLGVERRTYTSGEHKSFLDPFQPQKPEETQFWQGVLDTTHQQFISSVKKGRGDRLKDKDHPELFSGLVWSGEQALPLGLIDGLGSASSVARDVIGEKELVDFTIEESPFDRFSKKLGASVAEHLAMWMGFQGPALR
- a CDS encoding Maf family protein, whose protein sequence is MLPLLLASSSVYRRELLARLQLPFTCSSPDIDESHRPNESAIELVKRLAEEKARALTASHPAHLIIGSDQVAVLGQRIIGKPHSFEKAREQLLASSGASVTFLTGLALLNSQTGHCQVDCVPFTVHMRALDAARIERYLHAEQPYDCAGSFKAEGLGVSLFQSTEGPDATSLIGLPLIRLVDMLLAEGVQIP
- a CDS encoding YceD family protein, with translation MLNDPIPPHVDPRKLADRGTTLQGEMLLADLERLCDPLSDNVGTVQAKFVFERDERKSVVIHSFIDTEVKMVCQRCLELVTLPIHSECSYAVVKEGANTQSLPKGYDVLELGEDPLDLQSLIEEELLLALPIVPAHHPEECQQPAGADEPEPSEDEVTRSNPFSVLAQLKRDPNV
- the rpmF gene encoding 50S ribosomal protein L32, which codes for MAVQQNKKSRSARDMRRSHDALEASTLSVEKTTGEVHLRHHVSPEGVYRGRKVIDKGADE